Proteins found in one Paenibacillus dendritiformis genomic segment:
- a CDS encoding MBOAT family O-acyltransferase produces the protein MVFSSLLFLFLFLPATILIYYVSPKRLRNAVLLAASLIFYAWGEPVYIFIMIFSTVFDYVNGLLIEKYRHRKPIARAVFIGSIAGSLGILCFFKYAGFVVDTINQLFHLHIQAADLPLPVGISFYTFQTMSYIVDVYRDKVPVQRNIISFGAYVTMFPQLVAGPIVKYGDIARQLVSRTMTLDRFGEGAELFIRGLAKKVLLANNIGLLWTSVKAAPAEELSVLSAWLGIIAFTFQIYFDFSGYSDMARGLGKMFGFDFLENFNYPYISKSVTEFWRRWHISLGAWFREYIYIPLGGNRSGLLIQFRNLLAVWLATGLWHGANWNFILWGLYFGVFVTAEKLFLLEWLQRSPRFVGHVYTLLIVIMGWVLFEFENLGSAAEFIGAMFGYGTHGLVDRQALYDLSANVVLLFVLAFCATPLPRKALSFFREKGKMAGAVLVPAMYFLFLSLSTAYLVTETYNPFLYFRF, from the coding sequence GTGGTGTTTAGCAGCCTCCTGTTTCTGTTCCTCTTTTTGCCGGCAACGATTCTGATCTACTATGTATCGCCGAAGAGGCTTAGAAATGCGGTTCTGCTCGCCGCAAGCCTGATCTTCTATGCCTGGGGCGAGCCTGTCTATATTTTTATCATGATTTTCTCGACCGTATTCGATTATGTTAACGGATTGTTGATCGAGAAGTACCGGCACCGCAAGCCGATCGCCAGAGCGGTTTTTATCGGCTCCATCGCCGGCAGCTTAGGCATTCTCTGCTTTTTCAAATATGCCGGATTTGTCGTCGACACGATCAATCAACTCTTTCATCTGCATATCCAGGCGGCGGATCTGCCGCTGCCGGTAGGCATATCCTTCTATACGTTCCAGACGATGTCTTATATCGTGGACGTATACCGGGACAAAGTGCCCGTACAGAGGAATATCATCTCCTTCGGCGCTTATGTCACGATGTTCCCGCAGCTTGTCGCAGGTCCGATCGTCAAATACGGCGATATCGCGAGACAACTGGTCTCCCGAACGATGACGCTGGATCGGTTCGGCGAGGGGGCGGAATTATTCATCAGAGGACTTGCCAAAAAAGTGCTGCTGGCCAATAATATCGGCTTGCTGTGGACGAGCGTGAAGGCGGCGCCGGCAGAAGAGCTAAGCGTATTGTCGGCCTGGCTTGGCATTATCGCCTTTACGTTCCAGATCTATTTCGATTTTAGCGGATATTCGGATATGGCGCGCGGACTCGGGAAGATGTTCGGGTTCGATTTTTTGGAAAACTTCAATTATCCCTATATATCGAAAAGCGTTACCGAGTTCTGGCGCAGGTGGCATATTTCATTGGGCGCATGGTTCCGCGAATATATCTATATTCCGCTCGGGGGCAACCGGTCGGGCCTGCTGATCCAGTTCCGTAATCTGCTCGCCGTCTGGCTCGCCACCGGCTTATGGCACGGAGCGAACTGGAACTTTATTCTGTGGGGATTGTATTTCGGTGTTTTCGTTACGGCCGAGAAGCTGTTCCTGTTGGAATGGCTGCAGCGCAGTCCTCGGTTCGTAGGGCATGTCTATACGCTTCTGATCGTGATCATGGGCTGGGTCTTGTTCGAATTCGAAAATCTGGGTTCCGCCGCGGAATTCATCGGGGCGATGTTCGGGTACGGCACGCATGGATTGGTCGATCGTCAAGCGCTCTATGATCTGTCCGCGAATGTTGTCTTGCTGTTCGTGCTGGCATTTTGCGCGACCCCGCTTCCCCGGAAGGCCTTATCGTTCTTCAGGGAAAAAGGGAAGATGGCAGGAGCTGTCCTCGTTCCGGCGATGTATTTTCTGTTCCTGTCGCTGTCGACGGCTTATTTGGTCACGGAAACGTACAACCCATTCCTATATTTTCGCTTTTGA
- a CDS encoding response regulator transcription factor codes for MSRTILIVEDEQILREIMKDYLLNEGYKVLEASDGKQALSLFHEHEVDLIILDIMLPELDGWSVCQRIRKASNVPIIMLTARADEDDTLLGFELGADDYVTKPYSPPILLARAKRLLESRHVRDQEADTLSGGGITVHLPSRTVTVDGTACSLTHTEFEILAYLMKNKGLIITRDQLITKIWGYDFVGDDRTVNSHIRNLRSKLGEQAKSIVTVVRSGYKFEDQP; via the coding sequence ATGTCGAGAACAATATTGATTGTGGAAGACGAGCAGATTTTGCGGGAAATTATGAAGGATTATTTACTGAATGAAGGCTATAAAGTGCTGGAGGCTAGCGACGGAAAGCAGGCGCTGTCGCTATTTCATGAGCATGAAGTGGATTTGATTATTCTGGATATCATGCTGCCGGAGTTGGACGGATGGTCGGTGTGCCAGCGCATTCGCAAGGCATCGAACGTTCCGATTATTATGCTGACCGCGCGTGCGGATGAGGACGATACGCTGCTTGGATTCGAGCTCGGCGCGGATGATTATGTTACGAAGCCATACAGTCCGCCCATCTTGCTCGCTCGGGCGAAGCGGCTGCTGGAAAGCCGGCATGTCCGCGATCAAGAGGCCGACACCTTATCCGGCGGCGGCATTACGGTTCATCTCCCCTCCCGAACCGTGACGGTGGACGGGACCGCCTGCAGCTTGACGCATACCGAATTTGAAATCTTGGCGTATCTGATGAAAAACAAAGGACTCATCATCACGAGGGATCAGCTCATTACAAAAATATGGGGCTATGATTTCGTCGGGGACGATCGCACGGTCAACAGTCATATTCGCAATCTGCGCTCCAAGCTGGGGGAACAGGCCAAGTCCATTGTCACCGTCGTTCGCTCGGGCTATAAATTCGAGGATCAGCCATGA
- a CDS encoding DHHW family protein has product MNRYDKIYKYVMAVLLLLFIGALAVLNVLTTEREFSEAENRVLEKWPDFTLQSLAAGKLTSSYEKYVSDQFVFRDAWIGVKTDADRAVGKKESNGVYLGKDGFLIQRFNPPADRDVEDKVEAIRAFDHVTPGVRKYMMLVPTTAALHQDKLPAYAASGDEPAYMDKVRQALPGTIRFVDVYPALSAERERPIFYRTDHHWTTTGAYYAYRELCKHMGMIPLDKEDFRIRRVTNEFYGSLYSKSGFRHIRPDSIELYLPKKEASYKVEYVDEQRTTDSLYELGNLNKKDKYTVFFNGNHALIKITTAHPEGKKKLLVVKDSYANSLLPFLTEHFGEIYVADLRYYGEDLTALVRQHDIRDMLLLYNANTFFEDPSIQNLSELIE; this is encoded by the coding sequence ATGAACAGATACGACAAAATCTATAAATATGTAATGGCCGTACTGCTGCTCCTCTTCATAGGCGCGCTCGCCGTGTTGAATGTTCTGACGACGGAACGCGAATTTTCGGAAGCGGAGAATCGGGTGTTGGAGAAGTGGCCGGACTTTACGCTGCAGTCGCTGGCGGCGGGGAAATTGACTTCCAGCTACGAGAAGTATGTGTCCGATCAATTCGTCTTCCGGGATGCCTGGATCGGAGTCAAAACCGATGCGGATCGGGCGGTGGGGAAGAAGGAGAGCAACGGGGTGTACTTAGGCAAGGACGGCTTCCTCATTCAACGGTTCAACCCGCCAGCCGATAGAGATGTGGAGGATAAGGTGGAGGCCATTCGTGCGTTCGACCATGTCACGCCCGGTGTTCGCAAATATATGATGCTTGTGCCTACCACGGCCGCGCTGCACCAGGATAAGCTCCCGGCCTATGCCGCATCCGGCGATGAACCGGCGTATATGGACAAGGTACGGCAGGCGCTTCCTGGTACTATTCGCTTCGTCGATGTGTATCCCGCGCTGTCTGCGGAACGGGAACGTCCTATTTTTTATCGAACCGACCATCATTGGACGACGACAGGGGCCTATTACGCTTATCGGGAGCTATGCAAGCACATGGGGATGATACCGCTGGACAAGGAAGATTTCCGCATTCGGCGCGTAACGAATGAATTTTACGGGTCGCTCTATTCGAAGAGCGGATTCAGACACATCCGGCCAGACAGCATCGAGCTCTATCTGCCGAAGAAGGAAGCGAGCTATAAGGTGGAGTATGTCGATGAACAGCGAACGACGGATTCTTTGTACGAGCTGGGCAATCTCAACAAGAAGGATAAGTATACGGTGTTTTTCAACGGCAATCATGCGCTGATTAAAATCACAACGGCCCATCCGGAGGGAAAGAAGAAGCTGCTGGTGGTCAAAGATTCATACGCCAATAGTTTGCTGCCCTTTTTAACGGAGCATTTTGGCGAAATTTATGTCGCCGATCTCCGGTATTACGGGGAAGACTTGACGGCGCTCGTGCGGCAGCACGATATCCGTGACATGCTGCTGCTTTATAATGCCAATACATTTTTTGAAGATCCATCTATTCAGAATCTATCGGAGTTGATCGAATGA
- a CDS encoding GDSL-type esterase/lipase family protein — protein MAKKLISTLLIGSIVFTLAACGQESGSPQPQNPLPQAQQQEGGSAKLPEASYPSIFQDSVFLGDSITEGLSFHDVLDEANVLAGAGKTAEFALEDIGELTKRSPKHVFIQLGSDDILWPTDDPKAYSLAHYATLIGSIKEKLPQAKITILSVTPVTAEREKEEPRYKNLSDYNQGLKELAEKEQVGFVDVSPIVADHPDLYDEDGIHFKAGFYPFMLDALKDAVK, from the coding sequence ATGGCAAAAAAATTAATCTCTACACTGTTGATCGGGAGCATCGTATTCACCTTGGCCGCATGCGGACAGGAGTCCGGCAGCCCGCAACCGCAAAATCCGCTGCCTCAAGCGCAACAACAGGAGGGCGGCTCTGCCAAGCTACCCGAGGCTTCATACCCATCGATTTTTCAAGACAGCGTATTTCTGGGGGATTCGATTACCGAGGGGCTGTCCTTCCATGATGTGCTGGATGAGGCGAATGTGCTGGCAGGCGCGGGCAAAACGGCCGAATTCGCGCTGGAGGATATCGGCGAGTTGACGAAACGGAGCCCGAAACATGTTTTTATTCAATTGGGATCGGATGATATCCTATGGCCTACGGATGATCCGAAGGCCTACTCGTTGGCGCATTACGCCACCTTGATCGGCTCGATCAAGGAAAAGCTTCCGCAGGCCAAAATCACGATTTTATCGGTAACCCCGGTTACGGCTGAGCGGGAGAAGGAAGAGCCCCGTTACAAAAATCTAAGCGATTATAATCAAGGCTTGAAAGAGCTGGCGGAGAAGGAGCAGGTCGGTTTTGTCGATGTATCTCCGATCGTTGCCGACCATCCTGATCTGTATGATGAGGACGGCATCCATTTTAAAGCCGGGTTCTATCCGTTCATGCTGGATGCGCTGAAGGATGCAGTGAAATAA
- a CDS encoding polysaccharide deacetylase family protein, with protein MTARTNLERSTREGRLRKKTRGRFIAGLAAVALLVFCFMKFTSLLETATAKQHGQGYQAAANSSDARPQGKIVYLTFDDGPSELTGKFLDVLQRHGVKATFFMQGTNLERQGWQSAVKRAVREGHYVGGHSMTHQYKKLYEEGQFVPEMRETLSLIHDITDENPHLVRPPYGSAPGLENQQFRDQISEAGIKIWDWTIDSNDWDLKDRPDQIVENIKKATTDDLEVVLMHEKPQTLQVLPDIIAFYQQEGYRFGVYDDAKHFHLNFQKDHRL; from the coding sequence ATGACAGCACGAACCAACCTTGAGCGAAGCACGAGGGAAGGAAGGTTGAGAAAGAAGACACGAGGCCGATTCATCGCAGGACTGGCGGCCGTTGCGCTGCTCGTCTTTTGCTTCATGAAATTTACATCGTTGCTGGAGACGGCGACGGCGAAGCAACACGGACAGGGCTATCAAGCGGCGGCGAATAGCAGCGACGCCCGGCCGCAAGGGAAAATCGTTTATTTAACCTTTGACGACGGTCCGAGCGAATTGACCGGGAAGTTTCTGGACGTTTTGCAGCGGCACGGCGTCAAGGCCACTTTTTTTATGCAGGGAACCAATCTGGAACGTCAAGGCTGGCAAAGCGCTGTGAAGCGCGCGGTGCGTGAAGGGCATTATGTTGGCGGGCACAGCATGACTCATCAATATAAAAAGCTGTACGAAGAGGGACAATTCGTCCCGGAGATGAGAGAAACCTTGTCGCTCATTCATGACATAACGGATGAGAACCCGCATTTGGTGCGTCCGCCTTACGGCTCGGCGCCGGGATTGGAAAATCAGCAGTTTCGCGATCAAATCTCAGAAGCAGGGATCAAAATTTGGGATTGGACCATTGACTCGAACGACTGGGACCTGAAGGATCGCCCGGATCAAATTGTCGAGAACATTAAAAAAGCGACGACAGACGATCTGGAAGTCGTGCTCATGCATGAGAAGCCGCAAACGCTGCAGGTTCTCCCGGATATCATTGCCTTCTATCAACAAGAAGGGTACCGCTTCGGCGTGTACGATGATGCCAAGCATTTTCACCTGAATTTCCAGAAGGATCATCGCTTGTAA
- a CDS encoding sensor histidine kinase, whose amino-acid sequence MKKGIVFKLFLLTTALCLFILAIVFVGQTIFFKQMYVHQKVASVKSALEAYEQDYLKHAGNAQAMVGLEQDFYQKHGTWIAALDDRGNLLYTDDFQMEIRLDRVGGSSGLGGTTLTVPLYTVMKVEQFSSDNSFLVPWIEEGKRIAFEGVIMNKQLVVQRMGWSVSNLREENRLENHQMVNKEYEVVPRFGNPTEYFEKYPSFLEKGTITAIRIPEGAGVSRYTNHLFLDRIKAFQADLLYGDYDSGANPSQIIDFEENHVNYKIFVDRTEDRNGKAAYLFAMTSLQPVNEAAGMMQDYYVYIIVATLLLVLLASFYFSRRIARPLLRMNETTQKMAGLDFSEKIPVTTKDEIGELSRNINELSGRLHSHIARLEEDIEKEKQLENTRKEFIAGVSHELKTPLSVIQSCLSILKDGVASHKRDYYFAAMEDEVRRMDLLIADMLELAKYESGTYKMEMEPFDIAAVLERMCAKFASGIAGKELEMHTHLQPFEVEANQRRIEQVIVNFLTNAIRYTPERQAIIVSTMEERDTVQVCIENKGARIPDEQLEKIWDRFYRGEPSRQRSTGGTGLGLAISKKILELHGVPYGVTNTAEGVMFYFHLHKKR is encoded by the coding sequence ATGAAAAAGGGTATCGTCTTCAAGCTTTTTCTGTTAACGACCGCCCTGTGTCTGTTCATCCTTGCGATCGTTTTTGTGGGACAAACCATATTTTTTAAGCAAATGTATGTGCATCAAAAGGTGGCCAGTGTAAAGTCTGCCCTCGAAGCCTATGAACAGGACTACCTGAAGCATGCCGGGAACGCCCAGGCGATGGTGGGGCTTGAACAAGATTTTTATCAAAAGCATGGCACCTGGATCGCGGCGTTGGACGATAGGGGAAATCTGCTGTATACCGATGATTTTCAAATGGAGATCAGACTGGATCGGGTCGGCGGAAGCTCCGGCTTGGGCGGTACCACGCTTACCGTTCCGCTGTACACCGTCATGAAGGTCGAGCAATTCAGCAGCGACAATTCGTTTTTGGTTCCCTGGATTGAAGAGGGGAAGCGGATTGCGTTCGAAGGCGTAATCATGAACAAGCAACTCGTCGTGCAGCGGATGGGGTGGAGTGTCTCCAATCTGAGGGAGGAGAACCGTCTGGAAAATCATCAGATGGTGAACAAGGAATATGAAGTCGTCCCCCGGTTCGGGAATCCGACGGAATATTTCGAAAAGTACCCCTCATTCCTGGAAAAGGGAACGATTACGGCTATCCGGATACCGGAAGGGGCGGGCGTGTCACGTTATACGAACCATTTATTTCTGGACCGGATTAAAGCGTTTCAGGCGGATCTGCTGTACGGAGACTATGACAGCGGCGCGAATCCGAGTCAGATCATCGATTTTGAAGAAAATCATGTGAATTACAAAATCTTCGTGGATCGCACCGAAGATCGCAACGGGAAGGCCGCCTACCTGTTCGCGATGACGTCACTGCAGCCCGTGAACGAAGCCGCAGGGATGATGCAGGACTACTATGTCTATATCATCGTCGCCACGCTGCTGCTTGTGCTACTGGCCTCGTTCTATTTCTCCCGCCGCATCGCCCGGCCGCTGCTGCGGATGAACGAGACGACGCAAAAAATGGCCGGCCTGGACTTTTCCGAGAAAATTCCGGTCACGACCAAGGATGAGATCGGGGAGCTGTCCCGCAACATTAATGAGCTGTCCGGGCGGCTGCATTCCCATATTGCCCGGCTGGAGGAGGATATCGAGAAAGAAAAGCAGCTCGAGAATACGCGCAAGGAATTTATAGCCGGGGTGTCGCATGAATTGAAAACGCCGCTGAGCGTCATTCAAAGCTGCCTGTCCATACTTAAGGACGGGGTGGCCAGCCATAAGCGAGATTATTATTTTGCGGCGATGGAAGATGAAGTGAGACGGATGGATCTGCTGATCGCGGATATGCTGGAGCTGGCCAAATATGAGTCCGGCACGTACAAGATGGAGATGGAACCGTTCGATATCGCTGCTGTCCTGGAGCGGATGTGCGCGAAGTTCGCTTCCGGCATCGCGGGCAAGGAATTGGAGATGCACACTCATCTTCAGCCGTTCGAAGTGGAGGCCAATCAACGCCGGATCGAGCAAGTGATCGTCAATTTCCTCACGAACGCGATTCGCTACACGCCGGAACGACAGGCCATTATCGTATCGACGATGGAGGAGCGGGATACCGTACAGGTTTGCATCGAAAACAAAGGAGCCCGTATTCCCGACGAGCAGTTGGAGAAGATATGGGATCGTTTCTATCGCGGCGAGCCTTCCCGCCAACGCTCGACCGGCGGAACCGGACTCGGTCTGGCGATCTCCAAGAAGATCCTGGAGCTGCACGGCGTGCCGTACGGCGTAACCAATACGGCGGAAGGCGTGATGTTCTATTTCCATTTGCATAAAAAAAGGTAG
- a CDS encoding DUF4358 domain-containing protein produces the protein MKPYRQGTWKCLAFLFMLAVVIGALAGCSGKQDGEELSAAAVGERIQRAVNLDEMKQGDIKKLTKLYHLDADEVEDFILYTAASNVKADELAVIKVKDADQAESVKQNILQRIEAQTVKFKDYRPEEYFLIEKHVLKTKGRFVFFAVSREAAQMEAAFDSAW, from the coding sequence ATGAAACCATATAGACAAGGAACTTGGAAATGCCTCGCCTTTTTATTCATGTTAGCCGTTGTCATCGGCGCATTGGCCGGATGTTCCGGTAAGCAAGACGGGGAGGAGCTGTCGGCCGCCGCGGTGGGGGAGCGAATCCAACGGGCGGTGAACCTGGATGAGATGAAGCAGGGGGATATCAAGAAACTGACCAAGCTGTATCATCTCGATGCCGATGAAGTGGAGGATTTTATTCTGTATACGGCTGCATCCAATGTAAAGGCGGACGAATTGGCAGTTATCAAAGTAAAAGATGCGGATCAGGCAGAAAGCGTCAAACAAAACATATTGCAGCGAATCGAAGCCCAGACGGTAAAGTTTAAAGACTATCGCCCGGAAGAATATTTTCTCATCGAAAAGCATGTGCTGAAAACGAAAGGCCGCTTTGTCTTTTTCGCGGTCTCGAGAGAAGCTGCTCAAATGGAAGCCGCGTTTGACAGCGCATGGTAG